The nucleotide sequence GATGTCCTCCTTCAGGGTGGGGGCAACACCATATTGctgcctcactctctctgaGGCATGCTGGAAAAGTCTCTGGCTGAAGTCCTGTCCTCCAAGTTTATTATTACCTGAAAGAAATGAGATGACATGATGTCAAATGTCCTGCTTTTCTACATATTAGGCTTTGACTTAACGAGGGAAGACAACTAGTTTTCAAAGGGGGAACCAACtaaaacagtgtttctcaaactttttcagaccaaggaccacttaactaataaAAAGAAAGTCACGGACCACTTAGctaaagattagacctacttcaacagtacacaataggcctactcactgaaccaccaccttgcttattgcctttgcaccttgcttattgtgtcagaagattaatatgatttaaactggcatatcttacataggcagtgttgcagaactgtatagatttacatacaagttggttcaatatggcaaacaactcatctatattatattttaccacgtctgcccgcggaccacttgggatagcttgcggaccaccagtggtccccggaccacactttgagaaacactgaactAAAAGATGCTGAAATTAAGCAAGCTTGTTGAATTGAAAATGGTAATTTACAAAATTCCCAGTTCAAATTGAAGTGAGggcaaaaataacaaacaaccAGAAACAGTCTAAGTGACCACCATTTACATGCTACCAGTAAAAAGACAATTAGCAATTTCAGTATTATCATTTACATTTCTGTTCAGTGCTTCTCTAAGGGACTCACCTGCCATGGCCCTGGTAAGGAACATGCCCCCCTGTTTGTTAAGCAGAGACACGTCCAGCGTGCCTCCACCTAGGTCCACCACCAGCACGTTAAACACATCCACCTTGTGCAACCCATAAGCCATTGCAGCTGCAGTGGGCTCATTAATAACACGAAGAATGTCAAGCCCTAgaaccaaaaaaaaatacaggTTATCACACGCTACTGAAAACTGCCGAGGGGACAGACACCTATGATGCGATgcgattttattttttagaataAATCAAAGACTGATTAATCATTATCACTTCGCCTGAACTGCAAATTCAGCTAACTGATAGACTGCATAGGATGACACCATATTGTGTTGTCTGAAGTTGGTTATAGCCTGAATGTTTCCTGGCACTGCTAGTGTAATGTTTTAAAGTATCTGAGCAGTACTTTGACAGTCCTCCTAGAGGTTGCAAACTAACACAGGAAGCCGAGAGATTGGTGGTAGGATGAGTACTGAGTAGTTATCAGTTGAGGAGATGGGCTTTGTATATTTGTGAAGCGAAGGCTCCACACTTTTCACAGTAGGGCTTTAATGGCATAGAGTGGACCAACCTGCCATGTTGGCTGCTCTTATTGTGTAATTTCTCTGCATCTCATCAAACTCTGCAGGCACAGAGATGACCGCTTTGTGAATAGGGACGCCCAGATGCCCCTCAGCCATTTTCTTCATCTTTAACAGCAGCCGGGATCCAATGTACTCTGGACTAACTGTGAATGTCTGATTGGTGGTGATGAGAAACTCCGCACTTCCATTGTTATTCATCACCTTAAGGATCAATTAAGACAGTGATTCAGCGATTTAGTGGAAGTGTATTACACTGTGACTTTTTTGTCATACCtggaaatatatatatgtattgtcAACCCAAATCCTTACCTGAAATGGGTATCTAGCACTCTCTGCGATCAAAGAATCAGGCTCAAAAACCTTTCCAATGAATCTCTTAGCATCATATATGGTATTTTGAGGGTTGCTGTCGACCAAGTCCTGAACATCATGTCCGACATAGACACCTGTAGTAGTGAATGAAACTACACTGGGGAGGCTCTTCCGACCCTCCTCGTCTCCAAGCACCTCCACTTCACCGCTACCTGCGTGGAACACCCCTACAGAGCAAAATGTAGTTCCGAGGTCTAACCCTACCACTTTCGGCTTGGGAGGAGGAAGAAATTGTTGTCCCAGATAGCCGGCCAGGAGAAGAGCCAAGATGAAGGACCCTAAAAATCATGAAAGAGTTATATTAACGTTAGGTTTAACGTTAGGCCATGTGGGATGACCAATAACGTTATGGCTAACAAGAGACAACAACTAGGGAGTGACAGACGGACAGCAGAACATCTGACAGCTAACTTGTCATTAGGTCTATCGTATCACTAGTAGCCTAAGACATACAATTAAGCAAATAGCTGGATATCAGTCCGTTTGTAATTTACCTTGAGTAACGTTATACATAGGCCTATAACCTGATTTATTCAATTAGCCTACATAGCTACATAGCCTTCGCTATGACAGCGGTTTTCGACCGCTTTTCTTCGCTATGGGATGTGTGATGTTACCATTAGGTAGCAATACAACTACAACTCGCTACGATCGCGTTTTATTATGCACTGTGACTTACCAATTGCAGACATCTCCCCAGCCATTTCTACAATAATACGTGAAGGGAATAAACTGATGAAAATGAATCCTTTTCAATCAACGTGTTTTCTTCCTACCCGGCAACTTCAGTGATGACAGTAAACAGTGAAGAGTTCTACACGTCAGCGTAACTACTATATAGAGGTTCTGGGTAACGTAGTACGGCACTTCAAGCACAGCGTTTATATTTTCCAATAAAGAACTTAATTTCCCAGAATGCTAGTCGCTCTGTCTGAAGACTCGTGACGTTCTTCCCCACAACAGAATGAGGCTCATTCGACTTCATACAGCGCTGCGCAAATCTTGCTGAAAGTGAACGTGATACATGACAGACTATTGCACAAACATACATTGTGTTAAATCCAGCATGCGTCACCTTCAGCCAGATTTGCGCAGCGCTGCATGAAGTGGAATGAGCCTTTAGTCTGCGGGTCGCTTAGTGAAAGCATCACAGTCGCAGATAGCGTGTTCCACTGTTAGAAAGGATAGCAATGAATttgtcaacattcttctcaccactgaaaatgtgatttggacttgagaccagtgttctgttttctttcattttggacacctcatacattgagtgacagaacaccctaatttgtcatactatatttacatatttactatagttatacttttattttggtattgttggattcagtacaaccacacctttccaacaagccatcatatgtgtttctatgataatccctggtaaagcagccacaaagtaaatgaaaacattctgcatagataatcatgttttgcatgtccgcttattttaggtatgtgtttacatgtctctattcattccatacatcaagatattcacatccagtcttttctagtaggtaaagcaacttcctgactatgaacatgccaagtttcaaagttctcagagcttgtgtgattgatctgcactagtttatatgccttaactcccatacaggctatattttagtccttttttggttttggggtgtataacaattctgttaatttaacagtcttagcagtaaaatatttttagccaagaatccatttcatatatgggagaccttagagatgaggaaaaacattgttgggtttagttctacctctggtaggggtatctcaaaaactaaagccctttctgaccatttgtcacCTATATAACCTGttgcccccccacccacccacccaaaaaaaaaaaaaaaaatgcaccgcctacttcagagggcagtgtgttcttttggcctaccatcaaatgctggacatctttagaaagctaagatcctgtagtttcttaggaaGCACTGGCACAGAGCCTAGaataatgttttttctttctgccggataacaagcatctctgaactgaccatatttcagccctctaggtcacttgatatgattttagaaacacaactgagccctagtaCCAGGTCTTccgaagctgtgtgcaaaagcagatcaatatagaatgaaactAGAATgaaatgagtactttagaccattatttgttaaggtatgctcatgcgttttgtaatgccctatggaaactccccataggacttttggttacccaaaatgcatactgacaataaaagtatgcatttctgaggtttcttggtgactatttggattgtatgtcaggttcaAGACATACAGAAAGCCTCTTTGAATGTTGCACCCTGGTTAGAGACATACCGGTAGGCTACTCAAAAGTAAAGTAGGTTAACGGTAACGAGTAACAAGTTAGCCTACTTTCCAAAATTCGCTGGCAATAATAATGATTTAAAATGGTGTATGGGCAAAGCTGTTTCAAAGGGGGATAAAGCAGCAGCAAACAACCGACTTGcataccataaatcctcaaattatggccgggattctatttttTATAGATGGGCCTCGGATATCTGTTTGATTTGGACAAATAAAGCCCGCCGGTCCCCAAGCTGCTAATAACTGCTAACTGCTAATAGGGCTATCAGTACATGAACACgaagacattgtttcgatttaactcaatgaaataagagatcttcttaatatttttaaattgttggttggtttaatactgttgccaatgaaaagtcgttgTCCACACCACAGGTCTCCAACACATCGCTTTCAAGCTCAGTCGCTTGCTGCCCTCTTTTGAGTTTGCGAGAGGCTGAAGCAGTCCTACACATTTGCACAATTGTTGCCAcgacgaatttaataaaaagtaaataactaAATTTGGCTACgcaaaaataaaggcatgttaTGCAGCCtataagtaaataaaagaccccagccataatttgaTATTAGGGCCTCTCTGtataaataataggcctatttacctCTCCTTATTCAGTGTAAACTTGGAAAAGTTGAAAAAGATAAATCGGGCCTTTCACACTgtcagttcttgcagttcattaacgagtaaaaaaacaaacagctggCAACGTTAAAAAGAGCTATTCAGATGGGCTCATAGAA is from Alosa alosa isolate M-15738 ecotype Scorff River chromosome 15, AALO_Geno_1.1, whole genome shotgun sequence and encodes:
- the hspa13 gene encoding heat shock 70 kDa protein 13 — protein: MAGEMSAIGSFILALLLAGYLGQQFLPPPKPKVVGLDLGTTFCSVGVFHAGSGEVEVLGDEEGRKSLPSVVSFTTTGVYVGHDVQDLVDSNPQNTIYDAKRFIGKVFEPDSLIAESARYPFQVMNNNGSAEFLITTNQTFTVSPEYIGSRLLLKMKKMAEGHLGVPIHKAVISVPAEFDEMQRNYTIRAANMAGLDILRVINEPTAAAMAYGLHKVDVFNVLVVDLGGGTLDVSLLNKQGGMFLTRAMAGNNKLGGQDFSQRLFQHASERVRQQYGVAPTLKEDIHRLRQAVEEAKLKLTVESSMLLRVSLRLQTQAPHGSQDKPVVFQEPISRELFEQLNIDLFQKILTPIKTVLEEGHLSKEEVDEIVLVGGSTRIPRIRQLIAQFFGKEPNTSVDPDLAVVTGVAIQAGIMGGSWPLQVSAMEIPNHHLRKKNFS